The Stieleria maiorica genome includes the window CGCCCGCGCCGTCGTCCGCCGCGTGCTGAAAGAAACCAGTGTCGTCGCCACCGCCCATTCACTCGGTCTGACCGGTGACGCCGCTGCCGTGTTCACCTTTGCAGCGATGAACGCCTGGAGCGCGACCGAAAAGGCCGATACCCGATGCTGGGGATTGCTGCCACGTGAAATCCAGGTGCTCCGCGCCGAACTGCCCGTCGGCCCCCAAGAAATTCAGTTGTCCCCGTTGGCCTTCACCGGCCAACCGCTCGGCGCCCCCCAGACCCGTCGCGTTGTCATCGAAGACGGACGCAACCACTACGTCGTCGTGATCGCACCCGAGCAAATCCTGTCCGTGCTGCCGTCGCGGGAAGCGTCGTCATCGGCCGAAGTCGATCTGAATGAGCCGTCAGCGCACGAGTAGGCTATCGCAGCTTCGTTTTCGATCGGGCTGGGCAGTCGCCGTCCTCTCCGAGGTTGGCGCGGAGCAAAGCTTCGCTCATTCGATCGCCGAGTTCCGAGAACACGGCGACTGTCGCAGCGCATCGTCAAGTGCGAGAACTGAGCTGCGGTAGACTCCTATCCGATCACGGTGATTTCATTGACCACCGACTCGCCTCCCGGCACACTCCGTGCCACGACGGCGCACAGGAGGGCGTCGTCACGCGTGTTGACCTGACCACGCAGCGTCAGTTTTCCATTTTCGACGGAACAGGAAAAACTCTTGACCTCAACGACACGTTCTACCGACGCCTGAACGCGCCGGCAAAGGTTCTCAGATGTGGAATCAGCGATCACGTATGGAACTCGGAAAAGGGAAAATGGATAGGACGACGCGTCTGGGAAGGCTCGCCCCGCGCCGTTTCCAGGCACAACCATACCCTTAGACGCGTAATGGAGTTCCCGAGTCACGCAAAACGGGGACGGATTGCGGGAATTACTCGGCCCGGCAGAGGGTGCTTAGGTGGCGGTTTTTCGCCATCCGGGGTCGGGCAGTTGCCGTCCTCTCCGAGGTCGGCGCATGGCAAAGCTTCGCTTTGTGGGCGCTGAGTTCGGAGAACACGGCGACGCTCGGGACGCATCGTCTACCCGCAATTCGAGTTGCGGTAGATTACTAGGCCGCGATCCCCCCTCCTCCGCATTCGGACAAAGCCGGCTCCGCCCAGGGTGACCAGCAGAAGCAAACCCGAGGGTTCGGGGATTGCTGTCACCGCAGTGTACGAAATCGAGCCGATGATCGTGCCCGGAACGGGGGCGGTTTCGGCGTCGAAGGTGGCTTCAAAGGTGCTGAGCATGCCGCCGGTGTCGTAGCTAAGTTGCGTGATCGTGAAGTCGGCCCTGTATTCGTTGGACCCTCGATTTCCGACGGCAAAATCAAATCCGGGAAGGACTTCGGGAAACGGATTTCGGACCGCATCGGTGTAGTTGCCGACCGCCAATGGGGCGCCTAACTGTGTGGAGGAAAACCGGACGGCGACACGCGTTCCGTCGGTCCTGTTCAAATTGAAGTCCAGCACGGTCGGTTGGCCGTCGACCGGAAACAGCTGAGCGATCGTAATCACGCCTCCTTCATTGGAGTCAAAGCGGACCGTTTCGGTCTGCCCCTGGGTGACAAATTCCCCCGCCGATCCTTGGTACATCACCGTCGCAACGGCAGCGTGGGAGACGCCGGTCAGCGCCAGTGTGCAAATCGAGACGAAGTCTCGGATTCGAAGCCATTGTCCAATCATCGGTTGCAATCATACGATTCGAGAAGCGTGCTACGTCGGGCAGCTCCCAAAGGGTAGTTCTGACACGCACCCGAGTAAAGCAACACCGGGGGACTGCTGCGACACGCCGCCAAAAAAACAAAAATCACCGTGACAGGTGCCGATCCGTCGGGCCAAAATCATCAATGGCGTTTCGCCCAGTTTTTCCAAGCGGTCAACCCAGATGAGCAATCTCATCACCAGTGAAGCGAATCAACTGCTCGCCGGAGCACAGAACGGCCAGGGCGATTGCCTGGGCCGGTTACTGCAACTGTATTTGAACTATCTGAAATTGATCGCGCGAACGCAGCTCGATCAAAAGCTACAAGCCAGGACCAGCGCGTCGGATGTCGTCCAGGACACGCTGTTGGAAGCCCATCGGGATTTCTCGAAATTCCGCGGCAGCTGCCCGGAGGAGTTTCTCGCTTGGCTGCGAAAGATCTTGGTCAACAACCTCGGACACATCATCCAACGACACGTGTTGGCTGAAAAACGCGACATTCGCCGCGAAATTTCGCTCGATGACGTCGGTGCCACCCTGGAGCGGTCGACGGCGCGGCTGGTCGCCATCATTGCCGATCCGGGACTAACGCCCAGCACCGACGCGCAGAACCATGAAGCCAGCCTGCTGTTGGCCGATGAACTCGCAGAACTGCCCGACGACTACCGCGAGGTGATTCTGTTGCGGCATATCGAAGGGCTGGCCTTCCCCGAGGTCGCCGCGCGGATGGAGCGATCCGCCGGTGCCGTGCGGATGCTTTGGATGCGGGCGATCGCCCAGCTGCGCGTCCGGCTCGAATCGCGAGGCGTGCTATGAACCATATCGTTCGCACCCATCAATCGAGCGGGAACCCTGACGGCGTACACGACGATCTGGCGGTCGACGCGGGCAATGCCGTGGCGGCAACACTGGCGGCCAATCCGCTCGATGCCCTCACGCCGGAGCAACAAGAGCGGCTGTCGGAAATTCTCGAATCCTACCTGGACGAGTTGGAACAAGGCCGCCCCTGCGATCCGGACGCGTTGATTCAGGACCATCCCGAATTGGCCGAGCCGCTGCGTTGGTACTTGCGCGGGCTGGACTTTGTGCATCACGCCACCGCGGAACTGGGGCCGAAAGACCGGTCGGACGACACGGACGACGCAAATGAAAACGAACTCGGCGATTTCGAAATCCTTCGCGAAGTCGGCCGCGGCGGCATGGGCGTGGTTTATGAAGCGCGGCAGAAGTCGCTCGGTCGGCGGGTCGCGTTGAAAGTGTTGCCCTTCGCCGCCGTCCTGGACCGACGCCAGATCATTCGCTTCAAAAACGAAGCGCAAGCCGCCGCCCAACTGCACCACCCCCACATCGTCCCCGTTCATTCGGTCGGATGCGATCGCGGTGTCCACTACTACAGCATGCAGTTCATCGATGGCCAGCCGCTGGACAAGGCGATTAGCCAACTCAGGGCGATCAGCCAACAGAGGCAGTCGCGCGACGCCCGCCGCGACGACGACGCCAATGCATCCAGCAGCACGGTACCGATCGGTGTCTTTTCGACACTCCGCAGCATTCGGTCCCACGGTCACATGACCGCTGCCGCCGAATTGATCCGCCAAGCGGCCACGGCAATCGAACATGCCCATGAATTCGGCGTCGTTCACCGCGACATCAAACCGTCCAATTTGTTGATCGACCAACAAGGAAAACTGTGGGTGACCGACTTCGGGCTCGCACGTTGCCAAAACAGCATCACCATCACGATGACGGGGGATCTGTTGGGGACGATTCGCTACATGAGTCCCGAGGCGGCGGCCGGACGCGGCAGCCTGGTCGACCACATCAGCGACGTCTATTCCCTCGGCGTCACCCTGTACGAACTATTGACCTTGGAACCACCCCACAACGCCACCGATCGTGTGACGATGCTCGATCAAATCCAACGCCAACATCCCGAACGTCCCAGGCGGCTGAATCCGTCGATCCCGATTGACTTGGAAACGATCGTGCTGAAAGCGATCCAAAAACCTCGCGACGATCGCTATCAATCGGCCGCCGCCATGGCCGACGACCTGGCCCGGTTCCTGGCCGGTAAACCGCCGCTTGCCAAACGCCCCACCGTCATCGACCACGTCTCGCAATGGGCCACCCACCACCGCACGCTGGTCGCGTCGATCGTCGCGGTGCTGACGCTGACCACCTTGACCGCCGGCAGTGCCGCGATGTTGCTGTCCAAAGAGAAAAGCCGAACGGAAGCGGCGCTTCAGACCGCCGAATCGAACTTCCAGCAGTCTCAGCTGAATCTGCAAAAGGCGATCGATGTCGTCGACCGTTTCGGAATGCGACTGGCCACCAAGCTGGCCGCCGTCCCAGGGACCGAGACGGTTCGCCAATCGATCATGCAAGAAACCTTGGCTGACTACCAATCGTTCGCCGAGCAGATGGACGGCGACGCGTCGATGCGATTCGCCCTGGCACTGTGCAACACCCAAATGGCGTCGATGCATCGTCAACTGGGGCGGTTTTCCGAGGCGGTCACCTGCTACCAAACCGCGATCCAGCTTTACCAAGAATTACTGCAAAGTGACGAACAAGAAAGCGCCCCCAATCACGCCCGGATCGGCCATGATCTTGCGGTCTGTCACAACAACCTCGGCGAACTCGCGTTCCAGCAAGGCGACTTTCCCAAAGCGGAACGGGAATACCAACGGGCACACCAGATCATCGACGGACTGGACACCGCCGACCAAGACGATTTGAAGGTCAAGCATTTGCGGATCGCCTCTTTGGTCAATGTCGGCAACCTGGAACGCGCCGCCGGAAACACGTTGCAGTCACGCCGGACGTACGAAAAAGCCATCAACATGCAATCGGAACTGATCGAAATCGATCCCGACAATGCGGAATACCAACGCGAATTGGCCGTTTCCTATGCGCAGTTGTCGTTCCTGTTTGCCAGCAATGATTTGGATGCCGCCGACCGCTACAACCAACTGGCGATCGCCCTGCACAAGAAACTGGCCGAGCAGCGGCCCTATGATTTGGCGGCGCTGTCCGAATTGGCCACCTGTTACAACCACCGTGGTGCGATCTTCAACCGCCGCGGTCGGACCGACGAGGCGCTCAAGGCCTATCAGGAAGCCATCGATGTCCAACAGGTGCTGGTCATGCGTGCGCCAACGTCCAGTCGCTTCAAGGAACAGTTGGCGGTCGCCCACAACAATCTGGGCCAAGTCGTGTTGTCGTCCGAGGCGGCGTCGACCGACGCGATCTCGCATTTCAAAAAGGCGGAATCCTTGTTGAACGAGCTGGTCAGCACGTCTCCCTTGTCCCCGCATTACCGAGCCCAGCTCGGGGGCGTGCTGTCGAATCTGGCACCACTTTTGGAGAATTCTGATTCCCAGGCGGCGCGAAAATACTACGATGATGCAATCGAGCACCAAGGTTGGGCCGTGGAGCGTTCGCCACAAGTTCAAGACTTCCGGGTCTGGCTGAGCGCCAGCTACGTGAAGTACGGACGGTTCTTGAGACGCCAAGGACAATACGATCAGGCGGGCGAGGTCGCACTCCGGCGGCGCGAACTTTGGAGCGATGATCCGAATCATTTGTATCGAGTCACGCTGGAGCTTGCCGAAGCTGCCGTCGGCGACGGTGAATCATCGCTGTCGCCACGTCACCGTTGGATCGACGAAACGGTGCAAACGTGGCAGCTGGCCGTCGCGGCGGGACTTGATGATCTCGAATCAAAACGAAAGGATCCGACCTTACAAAAGGTCATGCGGTTTGCCGATCAATTCACATCTGTCGAACCATCCCAATGACCCAAGCACGTCATCCATCCGACGGGCGTCGAAAGCGAAATGACCGCCGCCGCGGCCGACCGCTGACGCTGGAACGTCTCGAAACGCGAAACCTGCTCGCCGGGCCCGAGCTCGAAGCGGTCGACTTCATGGTCAGCTTGGCGTCCAACCATCCGTCGATTCCCGAATACCAGGCGATGGTGGTGCGTCTGGAACCGGTCGCTGGTCGATCCAACGACACCCTGCGATTAAGTATCGGACGGATCTTGAGCACGCCAGGGGATCGGATCGTATTGCAAGACCTGTGGACCGCGCAGGACGATTGGTTACTCAGGTCGGCGTTGGTTGATGCGATCTTGTCCGATGGTCGTTTCGGGGCTGCGTTGGATGCGGAGTATGGCTTGTCCGGCCGTGATTCGATCTCCATCGAAATCGATCGCGGCGATGGGGTGGTGGATTCGTTCCCACTGACCGACCCGGCCGACAGTGGATTGTCGCCGCTGGAAATCATCCCCAGCCCCGTGATGCCCACGCTTGCGCACCTTTCGTCGGTCGATCCGTTCGCACCCGATGATGTCGAACGCGTGGATCAGACGATTCGTCCCACGTCCAAAACGCTGCCTCGCAAACTCAGCTCGCATGCCGTCGAAACAGATTCGGTTGACGCGCCGACCGAACGGTTGACGGATCGATTGCCGGGTGAAGGCGAAGTGATTCGATTGTCGACGACGGCCGAGTTGGTGGCCAACGAGCTCGATCCGTCGGAGATTCGTTTGCCGTCCGAATCAGAATTCTTCGTGACCAACATCCAACGTCTCTCCCCGCCAGGGGAGGACACCGTGTCGCGCCGGGACGATGATTCAGCAAATCGTCAGCCGGATGAATCGATCGTCGATTCCGATGGGCTGGGACCGGACGTGACCTCGGCAACCGCCGACGCCAGCCACAGCCAAGCACCGATGTTTGCGGCTGTCACATCGCTGGAGGTTGCCCTGGTGTTCGAGTTCGGCGGTGCATCCGACGACGCGGTGATCGGTGCCGCGGAATCGGTTTCACACTATCGCCCGATGGTCGAACCGGTGGATGCGGCGGCTGCGGTGCCGGTCGAGACCGCGTCGATGGCACAAGGCGACCCGGATGCCGTGGTTGCCGAAACCGGCGACACCCGTGCACGTGTTCGCAGGTTGGCCGCAGCGCCGGCGCTGCTAATCGTCGCCGGGGCGGTGTGGACCAAGGTTCGAAGTCGCCGCACCACAAGAACGGTCAGTACCCACCGATAGTCGTCTACCGCCGCTTAAATTTTGTCCTCGGCGATGTTTCAGAGGGTCGCCGTGTTCTCCGAACTCGGCGTCCCAAAATGCGAAGCATTGCCCCGCGCCGACCTCGGCGAGGACGGTGACTATCCATCGCCATCACACGACCCCTCAATGCAAGGGATTTAGAAAGTCTGACAACGTGTGTCGCGTCCATGGCCTCCCAGCCATCGCTTTTAAGCGGCAACCTTGCCCAGACCGGTGGTGGTCGTGTCTGCGTCGTCGTTGTTCCGTTGACGTCGTCGTCGACGTGGTTCCGATTCGGGTTGCATCTTGTCAAACAGATTGCCCAGCAATCGGGGGTGCAAACAGACGTAGGCCCAGATCAGGCCGAATGCGGCGCCGCCGAGAATATCGCTTGGAAAGTGGGCGATGCTGGCCAGTCGTTGTAGACCGGTGCCCAAGCAGATCGCCGCGAATAACCAACGCCCACGGGGCAAGACGATCCACAACCCCACGGTGAGCGCCGTCGCCGTCGCCACATTGCCGCTGGGAAAGGCACGTGTGCTGGCGTCAAAGGTGGCGACTTGAGAGAGCGTCCAATCGAACGCCCACAGCCAGGCTGAGTCGATCGACGCGACGTCCAAGTTCAACCCCGTCGGGCGCGGTCGCAACACAAACATCTTGGCCAACGTCGCGATCGCTCCGGCACCGAGTGCCAGCGTGGCCAGTCGAGGCAAGTGCCAGCGACAATGTGGAGCCATCAAAAAGATCCCGAACAGCACCAAGAAGATCCCGCTGCCGTGCGAGAAGATCTGCATCAACTCCAAGCCGCTGCGAAACTCCCTCGGTAACGGATCTCCGGCAAACCATCGTGCCACGGAGATGTCCATCAGCGTGACCATCGGCACCGACAGCAACAACATCCCGGCAAACCACAGCAGCGCGTTGACGCGAAAGGCGTCTTTGGACGCTTCGGTCTGTGGATAGACCAATCGCACCGCCGGGGCTTGGGAGGAGGTGAGGGCCTGAGAATCCGAACACGACTCCGCTGACGATCGCGGCGGTTCGTCGTCGCGAGAAGGCTCGTCGAGTGGTGCTGCAGATCGCATGTGCAAAGCTACTCTGTGGCGGGGAACGGTGTCCGTGAAACATCGGTTCGTGAAACAGGCCTTGCGGGTT containing:
- a CDS encoding BON domain-containing protein, which gives rise to MIADSTSENLCRRVQASVERVVEVKSFSCSVENGKLTLRGQVNTRDDALLCAVVARSVPGGESVVNEITVIG
- a CDS encoding sigma-70 family RNA polymerase sigma factor — protein: MSNLITSEANQLLAGAQNGQGDCLGRLLQLYLNYLKLIARTQLDQKLQARTSASDVVQDTLLEAHRDFSKFRGSCPEEFLAWLRKILVNNLGHIIQRHVLAEKRDIRREISLDDVGATLERSTARLVAIIADPGLTPSTDAQNHEASLLLADELAELPDDYREVILLRHIEGLAFPEVAARMERSAGAVRMLWMRAIAQLRVRLESRGVL
- a CDS encoding serine/threonine-protein kinase — its product is MNHIVRTHQSSGNPDGVHDDLAVDAGNAVAATLAANPLDALTPEQQERLSEILESYLDELEQGRPCDPDALIQDHPELAEPLRWYLRGLDFVHHATAELGPKDRSDDTDDANENELGDFEILREVGRGGMGVVYEARQKSLGRRVALKVLPFAAVLDRRQIIRFKNEAQAAAQLHHPHIVPVHSVGCDRGVHYYSMQFIDGQPLDKAISQLRAISQQRQSRDARRDDDANASSSTVPIGVFSTLRSIRSHGHMTAAAELIRQAATAIEHAHEFGVVHRDIKPSNLLIDQQGKLWVTDFGLARCQNSITITMTGDLLGTIRYMSPEAAAGRGSLVDHISDVYSLGVTLYELLTLEPPHNATDRVTMLDQIQRQHPERPRRLNPSIPIDLETIVLKAIQKPRDDRYQSAAAMADDLARFLAGKPPLAKRPTVIDHVSQWATHHRTLVASIVAVLTLTTLTAGSAAMLLSKEKSRTEAALQTAESNFQQSQLNLQKAIDVVDRFGMRLATKLAAVPGTETVRQSIMQETLADYQSFAEQMDGDASMRFALALCNTQMASMHRQLGRFSEAVTCYQTAIQLYQELLQSDEQESAPNHARIGHDLAVCHNNLGELAFQQGDFPKAEREYQRAHQIIDGLDTADQDDLKVKHLRIASLVNVGNLERAAGNTLQSRRTYEKAINMQSELIEIDPDNAEYQRELAVSYAQLSFLFASNDLDAADRYNQLAIALHKKLAEQRPYDLAALSELATCYNHRGAIFNRRGRTDEALKAYQEAIDVQQVLVMRAPTSSRFKEQLAVAHNNLGQVVLSSEAASTDAISHFKKAESLLNELVSTSPLSPHYRAQLGGVLSNLAPLLENSDSQAARKYYDDAIEHQGWAVERSPQVQDFRVWLSASYVKYGRFLRRQGQYDQAGEVALRRRELWSDDPNHLYRVTLELAEAAVGDGESSLSPRHRWIDETVQTWQLAVAAGLDDLESKRKDPTLQKVMRFADQFTSVEPSQ
- a CDS encoding phosphatase PAP2 family protein, with the translated sequence MRSAAPLDEPSRDDEPPRSSAESCSDSQALTSSQAPAVRLVYPQTEASKDAFRVNALLWFAGMLLLSVPMVTLMDISVARWFAGDPLPREFRSGLELMQIFSHGSGIFLVLFGIFLMAPHCRWHLPRLATLALGAGAIATLAKMFVLRPRPTGLNLDVASIDSAWLWAFDWTLSQVATFDASTRAFPSGNVATATALTVGLWIVLPRGRWLFAAICLGTGLQRLASIAHFPSDILGGAAFGLIWAYVCLHPRLLGNLFDKMQPESEPRRRRRQRNNDDADTTTTGLGKVAA
- a CDS encoding PEP-CTERM sorting domain-containing protein (PEP-CTERM proteins occur, often in large numbers, in the proteomes of bacteria that also encode an exosortase, a predicted intramembrane cysteine proteinase. The presence of a PEP-CTERM domain at a protein's C-terminus predicts cleavage within the sorting domain, followed by covalent anchoring to some some component of the (usually Gram-negative) cell surface. Many PEP-CTERM proteins exhibit an unusual sequence composition that includes large numbers of potential glycosylation sites. Expression of one such protein has been shown restore the ability of a bacterium to form floc, a type of biofilm.), translating into MIGQWLRIRDFVSICTLALTGVSHAAVATVMYQGSAGEFVTQGQTETVRFDSNEGGVITIAQLFPVDGQPTVLDFNLNRTDGTRVAVRFSSTQLGAPLAVGNYTDAVRNPFPEVLPGFDFAVGNRGSNEYRADFTITQLSYDTGGMLSTFEATFDAETAPVPGTIIGSISYTAVTAIPEPSGLLLLVTLGGAGFVRMRRRGDRGLVIYRNSNCG